One window from the genome of Pedobacter schmidteae encodes:
- a CDS encoding response regulator transcription factor: MEKLDAIAMVFDDHLLFADSFAALIERLELFNDVHTLNDKRELTQFLIKHSKTRIYLFLDYYLKNENGLMLVNEIKRLNRQLKIIIMSSTISPAVVTSILDHKPQGFISKSSGFDTILQCLTTIAHGGQYICPVISKIVDHADNTTKISFTSRELEILQYFAQGLSIAQTAEKVYLSKHTIVAHRRNMMAKANVNSITELLSYAREQELI, translated from the coding sequence ATGGAGAAACTCGATGCTATTGCCATGGTCTTTGATGACCATCTTTTATTTGCGGATTCTTTCGCTGCATTAATAGAACGGCTGGAACTTTTTAATGATGTACACACACTTAATGATAAAAGAGAATTAACACAATTCCTTATAAAACATTCAAAAACGCGTATTTACCTATTTTTGGATTATTATCTTAAAAATGAAAATGGTCTTATGCTTGTCAATGAGATAAAGCGTTTGAATCGACAGCTCAAGATCATTATAATGAGTTCGACCATAAGCCCTGCAGTGGTTACAAGTATTTTGGATCATAAGCCCCAGGGATTCATTTCCAAATCATCTGGATTTGATACTATACTCCAATGCCTGACTACCATAGCACATGGTGGTCAATATATATGCCCGGTAATCAGTAAAATTGTTGATCATGCAGATAACACGACAAAAATATCATTTACATCCCGGGAATTAGAGATTCTACAGTATTTTGCACAAGGATTATCCATCGCCCAAACTGCTGAGAAAGTTTATCTCAGCAAACATACAATTGTAGCACATCGGCGCAACATGATGGCCAAGGCAAATGTTAATTCCATTACTGAGTTACTGTCATATGCACGTGAACAGGAGCTAATCTAA
- a CDS encoding response regulator transcription factor, whose protein sequence is MNGIKIGVMCNREFVRRTFIASLAIFQEKIIEVVFETTIESFQTLIPHTASPDIILLDIDSPDRSGTEIIENVLLSYPDCSIILVSDINDKDTLLKYIHAGAKGCLKKVSQNKLATVISDVMDGGCYISPAYTKLLFDHVLCTRKQLSELSYREQQMVDALVDGLSYKLIAYRHHISIDTVRFYLKKIYRKLNINSKGELLALMRFNSN, encoded by the coding sequence ATGAATGGGATAAAAATCGGTGTAATGTGTAACCGTGAGTTTGTCAGAAGAACATTCATTGCTTCTCTTGCGATATTTCAGGAAAAAATTATAGAAGTAGTATTCGAAACTACTATAGAATCTTTTCAAACCTTAATTCCGCATACTGCCAGCCCGGATATTATTCTACTTGATATAGATTCTCCCGATAGGTCCGGGACAGAAATCATTGAAAATGTACTTTTGTCCTATCCTGATTGTTCTATCATACTTGTTTCTGATATAAATGATAAAGATACCCTATTAAAATATATTCATGCTGGTGCCAAAGGGTGTCTGAAAAAAGTAAGTCAAAATAAATTGGCAACCGTTATTAGTGATGTAATGGATGGCGGTTGTTATATTAGTCCTGCTTATACGAAATTACTATTTGATCATGTTCTATGTACAAGAAAACAACTTTCTGAGTTATCTTACAGGGAACAGCAAATGGTAGATGCGTTAGTTGACGGCTTAAGCTACAAACTTATTGCTTATCGGCATCATATATCAATTGATACCGTAAGATTTTATCTGAAAAAAATTTATAGAAAATTAAATATCAATAGTAAGGGTGAACTATTGGCTTTAATGAGATTCAATTCCAATTAA
- a CDS encoding sigma-70 family RNA polymerase sigma factor has protein sequence MKEASEEELLQLIRNSDYGAFDELHRRYYRSLYLLASKKIGDADDAYDLLQDMFIELWEKREAFSINNPLGNYLRNRLWFKLSGYFRKKGFQEKHFKNFAEFLEMRHSSSLQLDEMEIREVDLQYEVIIEVINQTIAAMPEKMREVFLMSRSNLYTVSEIAEKLGVSPKTVRNQTNIALNRIKKATADLPISAYQLLILIFLT, from the coding sequence ATGAAAGAAGCCAGTGAAGAGGAACTTTTACAGTTGATCAGAAACTCTGATTATGGCGCTTTCGATGAACTCCATCGACGTTACTACAGGTCGCTTTATCTTCTGGCGTCAAAGAAAATTGGTGACGCTGATGATGCTTATGACCTGTTGCAGGATATGTTTATAGAGCTTTGGGAAAAAAGAGAAGCATTCTCCATTAATAATCCCCTTGGTAATTACTTACGAAATAGATTGTGGTTCAAGCTATCGGGGTATTTCCGTAAAAAGGGTTTTCAGGAAAAACACTTCAAGAATTTTGCGGAGTTTTTAGAGATGAGGCATTCCTCTTCGCTTCAGCTGGATGAGATGGAAATTCGCGAGGTCGACCTTCAGTATGAGGTGATTATCGAAGTGATTAACCAGACCATTGCAGCTATGCCCGAAAAAATGCGGGAAGTATTTCTGATGAGCAGGAGCAATCTCTATACTGTGTCTGAAATAGCCGAAAAACTGGGTGTATCTCCAAAAACAGTTAGAAATCAGACGAATATTGCCCTTAATCGGATCAAAAAGGCTACTGCTGATTTGCCTATTTCAGCCTATCAATTGCTTATCCTGATCTTCTTAACTTAA
- a CDS encoding FecR family protein: MDKTGKYLEELFDKYRQGLISEEEKKLIARWLVYLDVDTSVSEAAIKLKQEISSKALQAHFYPQQQSSPNIFRLWRLSRTIAAAFFVLVGTMVAIYFNRIGKGNKIGQMAYAKVSTGVGEMKLIKLSDGTEITLNNLTTVSYPSSFDGSGREIFLSGEAFFKVAHNPAKPFKVRTPKMDVQVLGTSFDVSAYGDDREIAVTVATGKVRAAAKNKAKTLHILLPGDQLVYRHDIASFKKVKVNPLAINGWQQGKLSFKKQRLMDITRQLERYYKVKFHFENQTLRNKLLSLNVNNQRLETVMKALSLSGEFNYKITGNQVKIW; the protein is encoded by the coding sequence ATGGACAAAACAGGAAAATACTTAGAAGAACTTTTTGATAAATATCGTCAGGGACTGATTAGCGAAGAGGAAAAAAAGTTGATTGCCCGTTGGCTGGTATATCTCGATGTGGATACTTCAGTAAGCGAAGCAGCTATCAAACTGAAGCAAGAAATTTCAAGCAAAGCTTTACAGGCGCATTTTTACCCTCAACAGCAATCTTCACCAAACATCTTTAGGTTATGGCGTTTGTCAAGAACGATAGCTGCAGCATTTTTTGTATTGGTTGGCACTATGGTGGCCATCTATTTCAACAGGATAGGGAAAGGAAATAAGATCGGACAAATGGCTTATGCGAAGGTAAGTACAGGGGTAGGCGAAATGAAACTAATAAAATTGAGTGATGGAACAGAAATCACCCTGAACAACCTGACTACGGTCAGTTACCCCAGCTCTTTTGATGGCTCCGGAAGAGAGATTTTTCTTTCTGGCGAAGCATTTTTCAAGGTTGCCCACAATCCGGCTAAGCCGTTTAAGGTACGTACCCCTAAAATGGATGTGCAGGTGTTGGGTACCTCCTTTGATGTAAGTGCTTACGGGGATGATCGTGAAATAGCTGTTACCGTGGCCACGGGAAAGGTAAGGGCTGCTGCGAAGAATAAAGCTAAAACGCTGCACATTCTTTTACCCGGAGACCAATTGGTTTACCGTCATGATATAGCTTCGTTCAAAAAAGTGAAGGTAAATCCATTGGCTATCAATGGTTGGCAACAAGGAAAATTGAGCTTTAAAAAACAGCGGTTAATGGATATCACCCGTCAGCTGGAAAGGTATTATAAGGTCAAATTCCATTTTGAAAACCAAACTCTGAGAAACAAGTTGCTTAGCTTGAATGTAAATAACCAGCGCTTAGAAACAGTGATGAAAGCACTTAGCTTATCGGGAGAGTTCAATTATAAGATTACTGGCAACCAGGTTAAAATCTGGTAA